The genomic region AAGCAATTGATTTAGCGTATGAAAATGGATCTAGCCAAGCTGAAATACGATTAATTTGATAGGTATCCATCCCTAAACCATAGAAAATATCTTTGCCATGTGGTGATAGAAAAAGAGCTAGAAAGCCTCCAATAATCACCGTTACCGCAATCACAACAGGCAAGATAATCCACCAAGAAATTCCTGACAATAAAATCAAACCTGCTAGAATAGCAGAGAACACCATGGCCGTCCCAAGGTCTTTTTGCAAACCTAATAACACCATGACCGGCAAGGTAATCAAAGCAAAGATTCCAAGAAGCTTCCAATCGTTTTTTAAATTATCTTCTGGCACTTTGTGTCTAAACCAAATCGATGCTCGAGCTAGCATCAAAATGTAAGAGACCTTCATGAATTCGGAAGGTTGAAATAAGGTTACTGACCCAATGGTTACCCAGTTTTTGGCACCGGTTGATTCGACCAATTCTGGACTATAAAAAATCAAAGGTAAAATCATCAAAGCCAAACCCAAGCCATACAAATAAGGGGTGACTTTCCATAAAAATTCAGTACTAAAGAGCATAACAACAAAGGCAACTACACACCCTAAAAAGATCCAAACACCTTGTTGTGTCATTACTTTTGCAATTGTTCCAGGATAGTCATTTGACGTTGCAATATAAACGGCTACCAAACCAATTAGCAAAAGAAAAAAAACAGGTAAAATTACAGAATAGTCAATTCGACTATCAATAGAATATTTTTTTCTTGCCATGTTACTTCCTTCGTTTCTAGTCAAAAAATATTATATCATTTTTTAATTAGATTTGAGGAAAAAAGCTGGTGAAAATACGGGAATTTTTCAGAAAAAATCAAGGCATGGTTTTCAGGAATTTTCGTGTACATTTTCAAAAAAATAAAGCCATTAACTAAGGATAATTCTGATATAATAATCTTTTTTGGACAATTTTAGGTCAAGTGTATTTGATAACGAAAAAAGACCTTGAAATCAAGGACTTTTATGCCTACTTATATCTCCCCTGCCGGAATCGAACCAGCAACTACTCCTTAGGAGGGAGTTGTTATATCCATTGAACTAAGGGGAGCTATGAAAAAATCTGTCACAAGGACAGATTTTTTCAATCGAAAAGTTATCGCCAAAATTAACGACGGATTTCTTTAATACGAGCAGCTTTACCTTGCAATGCACGCAAGTAGTAAAGTTTAGCACGACGTACTTTACCGTGACGAACAACTTCGATTTTTTCTACACGTGGAGTGTGAACTGGGAATGTACGTTCAACACCGATACCACTTGAAATTTTACGAACTGTGTACATTTCTGAGATCCCTTGACCTTTACGTGAAATTACCACACCTTCGAAAACTTGGATACGTTCGCGGCTTCCTTCGACAACTTTTGCGTGAACACGAACAGTATCACCAGGTTGGAATGCAGGGATGTCAGTACGTAGTTGACCTTCAGTCAAACTTTGAATTAATGGATTCATTTATTTATTCTCCTATCTTACTAATCATTAGGTGCTTGTCCCAGCGGATTAGCCGTATTATTAGTGCGTCCATTACACACTCTTCTTATTTTACCAAAAATCACCATATCTGTAAAGCAAAATAGCTGACTTTTTTGAGTGTTTTTTCTAGAATGTCAAAACCTCTTGTCCTGTGTAAATAGAGTGTTTTCGATTAAGGCTGTAAGCAAAAATCATAATTAAAGCAAAATATGGCAAATTAGCAAAACCAAAGACTTCTCCTCCGATAAAAATCGGAGCTAAAAGTGTATTTGTGGCACTACCAAAGACGCTGATGTAACCTGCCGCTGCAACAAATTCAACTGGCAAACCAAAAACATTTGCTAAAACAACACCGAGTGATGCACCGATAGCAAAGAGCGGTGTGACCTCACCACCTTGAAAACCGATTGCTAAAGTTGCCACAGTCAAGACTAGTTTCAATAACCAATCATAAAAGTAAATGTCTTTCCCAGAAAAACTAGCATCAATCAGATTAGTTCCAAGACCTGAATAACGTCCATGATACAACATCAAGAAAAGAAGACTAAGCACAATCCCACCAAATAAAATACGATAGTAGGGATTATACATGACCTCTTTGGCTTTTTGTTTAGCATAGGCAAGTAAAGCAGCAAAGGCATTGCCGACTAATCCAAAAATAAGTCCTAGCAAAGCAAGTTTGCAAAACAACAAAGCATTAAAAGTTAGTGA from Streptococcus lutetiensis harbors:
- a CDS encoding FtsW/RodA/SpoVE family cell cycle protein, which gives rise to MARKKYSIDSRIDYSVILPVFFLLLIGLVAVYIATSNDYPGTIAKVMTQQGVWIFLGCVVAFVVMLFSTEFLWKVTPYLYGLGLALMILPLIFYSPELVESTGAKNWVTIGSVTLFQPSEFMKVSYILMLARASIWFRHKVPEDNLKNDWKLLGIFALITLPVMVLLGLQKDLGTAMVFSAILAGLILLSGISWWIILPVVIAVTVIIGGFLALFLSPHGKDIFYGLGMDTYQINRISAWLDPFSYAKSIAYQQTQGMISIGSGGLGGKGFNVIDLAVPVRESDMIFTVIAEDFGFLGCAVVMTLYLVLIYRMIRVTFESNNRFYTYISTGFIMMILFHIFENVGAAIGILPLTGIPLPFISQGGSSLITNLICVGLILSMSYQNNLHHEQEVEEHFRRSERY
- the rplS gene encoding 50S ribosomal protein L19 codes for the protein MNPLIQSLTEGQLRTDIPAFQPGDTVRVHAKVVEGSRERIQVFEGVVISRKGQGISEMYTVRKISSGIGVERTFPVHTPRVEKIEVVRHGKVRRAKLYYLRALQGKAARIKEIRR